Within Bicyclus anynana chromosome 24, ilBicAnyn1.1, whole genome shotgun sequence, the genomic segment tccttagaaattcgcgtttacattacatgacagtaacagtatcaaactgccactaggccctcagatcgGTTACGTCTCTACAAAATCACTGAAAACAGTGATTtgaataggctacaaaactgagcacacacatgcacaattttgtctttaattccattatttatatatgtatatacagtttttacacttcctgaacacataactcgacattgttgacgacatttaggtattatttgtttaaataacgttcctTGATGACTACAACTAACATTAAGATGTGggaatttcctcttttgagcgcctcatttttcatgacctagtaactcatctaacaatatttaacatcattgattaGGTTACCTTTTTTGtaagctaatattatacagaggtaaggtaaggtaaggtttgattattgtgtgtgtgtttgtttgtttgttacgaataggttCAGAAACTACATGACCGATTAAAAGTAATCTTTCATCAATGGAAAACTAATTTATCAGCGAGTATCataggccatatattatcccctcATTTCCCGGGgttctgtaaatattttataaatggaCTAGCTCCCTTCGTAAAACCCATGCATgagggaatacggagataaaatacagcgtatgttctttttttaactttgatcaattaaataaacttaaacttaacaTTCTAAATTTTTTCATGTGGTTCATATTTGTGAAGTCCAAATATAAACCAAATGGTATCTCTGAATTTCACAACAAGCCCAAgtgaatttcaattatttttattttaaattttcttataatacaaaCTTGTCACACAAAATCACAAAGCCTTTTGGATCTCCAACAAAGACTTTCCCTTAGTCTCTGGTATAAAGAATATGGTGAACAGCGCTGCTACCGCACACGTGGCGGAGAAGAACCAGAAGGCCACGTGACCACCAACAGCCTCCAACAGCGCACCAAAAGCAGTTGATACAGCGAACCCGAACAGCCACGACGTGGTCATGGTCACGCTTGAGCCTTTGCTCCTAACATTGCTCGTGAACATCTCTCCTATTATGGCGTTTGGTATTATGCCGAGACCTGcagatttaaatttttgattctgttttaatttataacaaagcaATAcccttttgtttgttttcttactATAGTAACAGTGAGCAAATTAATTCTAACGAGAAAAGATGTGTTGAAGATGGAACAGAGATCCAAGATCTGACGTGATTCATTTATCAAATTAGCACTACCTTTTCATATTCATTTTTGAGAAATCTCTAAGGACTGGTTGTTTCCTGGATCATGGGAAAGTGCTAACGTGATCCCAATTTTCAAGGCTGACACAAAAACctaatcatcataattatcaacccatattcggctcactgctgaactcaagtctcctctcagaatgagagtacCGCAAAATATAATAGGTTCTCATGGCAAACGGGCTTTGGTTATGCGCTACGTATATTGCTACTTTACAAATGAATTAGGTAGGGCAACGTTTGAATGCCTAATTTTGCAAAATAGGTTCGAGCTGACGTTTCTTGCAATACGTAAGTGACCTAACTGCGCGCTTCAAGTTTCGCTTGTCTGAAAGATGGTTCAACCACCACTGGAGTAACGAAGCTTTAGGGTTCATTTAACGAAGCTTTAGGGTTCGTCTAAATGAACACTTATTGCAAAGAATATAAGAAGACTAAGGCCAGGTTTTAAAGGTctaagacaaaacttgtgattAAGCTATCAGACACTTATCAGAATGTGGTGAAACCGGCTCTTAGATTATAGAATTATACTTGCCAGAATCGTAGCCTACATAGAACAGTATTAGTACAACTAGTGGTAACCACTTTATGTGAATTATCACAGGATTCTCAATGTAGTCAAGGTAGAAGTATAAACCAAGTGTgaactgaaaagaaataaaaacttacataaaaattatactaCAGAGTATATTTTAAACTCGGTTGCATAACAAGTTAAAATTCGAATGTAGTTTCAGATATACAAGAAAAgaatgaaaatctgttcagcaATGTTGAGTTTATGCAAAAAGACAAACATACAGACGCGACTGaggactttattttataatgtgcATAGGATAATCACCAAATTTTAAGACCGCTTTTGCTATCGTtagatttttacatttttttattctttgacaagtaTATAGTATCTatacaagcccttgactgcgatcactacctaatattcaataatgtctaagatggaagtaggCTACCTTGGAAGAGGctcaagtaggtatattacagTCATACTCCGACGGCTTCTACTcggcatcgtcacttaacaacaggtgagattgcagtcagtcataaacttgtcaaagaataaaaaaaattcgtgcgtacaaagtacacaagtcagaagtgaaacttctttggcgaacttatttataaatcttgtttatttttatacaaatctaaaactttagattTCCGAGACTAAGAGAAAGGGAAATAGGAAGATAGGTTAGGAATTtatttgtcattaaaatataataattaactagtaAACGAATACACAACCAATATGGCGTGTATTATTTCTCGATATCTCGTATTCTCTCTCTCGTTCGATCTTTCTCACTATAGCTCTCtcccacctctcactccatagcattgtgcgtgatacgacgttcgctctatctcactttttctctcaatctttctcacttgcttgctccctactttcactccacggctagttgcttcatgctacgttcgccctgtcttactctctctttttcgacacttccgttgcacaccggcgtgacgttacatctgtaaaaattttaccctcatgcgcctaaagaagtttcactacAAAAATACTTACCATACTCAAGCAACATATCGTACTGGAAGTTATCAAAATGATCCTCCTTCCGACTCTTTCGACAAATATCGGCGTTACGCAACTTCCTGATAGCTGGAAACATCCAATGATGATCATAGCTAGACTCGATGGTATAGACGATCCAGCCATATCGAATATAGCTgctgaaaaaaataacacagcCATAACCCCGCTGCCGTGTTGCAAAATGTTTATAACTACGACCACAAACAAGGCTTTTCTGTTGCTTCTAATGGAAAAAAGGTCTTTCCACTCCCTTTTGGTGTCCCTCGTTTTTAGCTCCTCTTTCGTCTCTAACAGTTCGTCCATATCGTCCATTCTGTCCAAGTCttgtaatactttttttaaatcttcatcGTTATCTACAAATCAAATCAACTcgataaaaagataattttcgttgtatttataataatcattatcaatgGATGTCCACTTTTCGTTCCGGGAcatttccggaataaaaagtagcctatgtgttaatccagagtaaactctatttccattctaaatttcagccaaatcggttttaAATTGACAGTTTCATAAAAACTTTCATcctctattttatccccttagtgGTAgcattgatcaaaatcctttctaagtggatgcctacgtcataacatccacctgcatgccaaatttcagccccaTTCGTCCAGTGATTTGGGCTGTgcattgatagatcactatgtcagtcacctttgaattttatatatttagattgatGTATAACTAAGTAGATGTAGACaaattaaaataggtaatataagaaaattaactaaatctatacaaaacaaaattatacgtaggtatataaGTACTTTGTAATTATATCGAATTATGCCTGACCTATccatcaatttataaaaaaagtaatttacctTGCAGTGCATAGAAAATCGGTGTTTctggtataaataatatacagagTGTAAAAACAACACTCATAATTAGACCAATATAACACGTCCATTCGTAAGATACATATGGTCCAGTAGCAAATAATGCTATTCCACCTACTGTTTGGAATATTCCAACAATTGTTAGAAGTATTCCTCTTATTCTTGCAgaactacaaaacaaaaaaatcataatattataccaaaaaaaaaaatgatcttATTATTCAAGGAGTTTggccagaaaaaaaaaaacatcgtaggAATCACATGTAGCttccgttttattttcattgatttgctgcattttaggttttttaaccgacttccaaaaaggaggaggttctacgttcggctgtatgtatgttttttttttttttttttttttttttttatgtatgtccagcgataattccgtcaattatggaccgactttaaaaaatctttttttgttttgtagggtttacttccagggtggtcccatttttttcatgtcaggatctgatgatggcatcctagagaaattgaggggaactttcgaaagttatagagacggctagtacgtttgttagtgtttccataaggtattttaaaccactacaactttatgaaggtttggagttggtctgatgatggagccgaaacacagacgatggaactcgtcaaggatttacagcagtcaccttttgtttgggcttgattaatttgtattgatgagtactttccacctatatgggttgtgactgtattaagggtctggtgatgaagatgagggacagtgaagagaactcctcgacggttcacagtagctaccttgtgtttggacttgataaatttgtattgatgagaactttccacctagatagattgtgactgtattaagggtctgatgatgaagacgaggaacagtgaagagaactcctcgacggttcacagtagctaccttgtgtttggacttgataaatttgtattgatgagaactttcctcctagatggattgtgactgtattaagggtctgattatgaagacgagggacagtgaagagaactcctcgacggttcacagtagctaccttgtgttccacttagataggttgtgactgtacacacgcagtgggtatgctaacactaaaaataaaaaaataaaaattttaataaaaaaaattcaaccgacttccaactcaaaaaataactttaactaaaaagcaaaaaataacatcctacctatgtgctaccttctgatcagtttgaaggcggtgccaagccagtgatgttttaattaaatacgtttaaactacaaaatttctgtggttattccagaaacagctttagttaaaacacaacactggcttggcaccgccttcaaactgatcagaaggtagcacataggtaggatgttattttttgctttttagttaaagttattttttgagttggaagtcggttgaattttttttattaaaatttttattttttccataaAATAGAATGCAATTTTAACCAGCTTCAAAAAAAGTgggggttctcaattcaacgcgtatgcttattttttaattttaataactttgtcatttattattaaCCAATACTTCTAGATCggtcttatatattttttatgtaaatcggtttagtaattttgtgcaaaaatcaattaaaaatcatgtgtcccaaacggtgcaggaaaaccatcgtgaggaaatctgcatatctgagaattttcttaattaaagcgtgtgtgaagtctgccaatccgcattgagccagcgtaaTGGACTTTTggcttaacccttctcattctgagagaagacttgaactcagcagtgagccgaatatgggttgataaaacGCATCTCACAGTTgatgaaacaatttttaacaaAGGCTTAAACCAGCTGATACTTACGCAATTTCGCCAATGTAGACCAAGTTAGTAACTGCAATAGCTCCAGTCCCTATCCCAGTCAGGATTCTCCCAATAAGCAAAAGTGTCAAGTTTCTAGTAGTTACCATCAATATATAAGCTAAAGACACTATAACTCCGCCCAATATGAAGCAAGGCTTTCTTCCTTTTATGTTTGACAACCATAGTACTATGTGTGGACCTGAAATAGCAAtactcaatacatataaataaaattcaagtgtaTGTCCGTAATTTCTATGGAACTGTACTCTTTCAAGCGCGTTTAGTATTTACTATACacgatttaaaaacacaaacgacttttattttaaattttgtttgtcgGTCTGTTTGTCCAGATTTTATTGAGAACTTCTCAGGCCACAACCCTATAGAAAATACGTCTTCAATAAcagcattttttaatttaaatttttttttctcgtatTGTTCACGTCCTATCAAATGTTTCATCAACtagaaatgtatttttatcatAGTTATGTATTATGCAAGAGAGCAAAATTGATTTTTAGTAAGTTAATGCCGAGCAAGCGAAGGATTCTAAGATCGCGAAGTGAGGGGCTAAAGAAAAGGATCCTTTTTACGGTACAACGATTTTATACACTGTTCATTCTCACTGTGATAGATGTCTAAATAGAGAATACTTTATGTTAAATCTATTGTATTACTTAAAATAGTTAtctattacttatttataaagtagAAATGAATGGAGCGTTAAATTTGTTTGCACGCTTAGGCGTTAAAAACTTTTGCTTGCTGATATGGCTCAGCTACGAGTTAAGTAACTTTTCCGAGATAGCGAGATGAAAATACAAGTTTACCTGCTATGGCGCCTAAATACATGAATGTAGCGACCAGAGATAACTGAGTTTCAGTCAGAAGATACGGAAGCGGTGATGTTCCAAGGTCACGGAGTTTTGGTAACACTGGTCCCGGCCATGCGTTTGAGTAACCAACTACAGCTTGTCCTAGATACACTGAAAAGAGATAAACTAACTAAATCTCGTGCTAGATACACTGAAAAGAGATATACAAATCAAAGCTTCTGCTAGATACACTGAAAAGAGATAAACCAATTAAAGTTTCTGCTAGATTCACTGAAAAGATATAAACTAACTGTAACTTGTCCTAAATACATTGAAAAGAAATTATCTATTTAATCCATAAGAAATTATCTATTAAGTCCTAGATACACTGAAAAAAAGATAAATCAACTAAAGTTTGTCCTAGATACACTGAAAAGAGATAAACCAACTAACGCTTGTCCTAAATACACTGGAAAGAAATAAACCAAGTAAAGCTTGTCCTAAATACATTGAAAAGATATATACTAAGTAAAGCTAGTCCTAGATACACTAAAAAGATATAAACTAACTAAAGATTGTCCTGGATACACTGAAAAGAGATAAACCAACTAAAGCTTGTCCTAAGTACACTGATAAGAGATAAACTAACATAGCTTGTCCTAGATACACTGAAAAGAGATAAACTAAGTATAACTTGTCCTAAATACATTGAAAAGATATAAACCAACTGAAGTTTGTCCTAAATCCACTGAAATGAGATATAGTAAGTAAAGCTTGTTCTAAATACACTGAAAAGAGATAAATCAACTATAACTTGTCCTAAATACACTGAAAAGATATAAACCAACTTAAGCTTGCAGTATATACGAGCGAAATACATTAACTTATTAATGttacacaatataataatacatatatgcacAAGCTTGTATGCCACgtacttgtacataattatgtattctgtgattttACCAAAAAGCTAACAAGCCAAGCTCTGTCAACctgcagactaattcactatctttgacgtatgctagttgacataaacgaaattgagatt encodes:
- the LOC112045438 gene encoding facilitated trehalose transporter Tret1-like, which codes for MSVVFTLCILFIPETPIFYALQDNDEDLKKVLQDLDRMDDMDELLETKEELKTRDTKREWKDLFSIRSNRKALFVVVVINILQHGSGVMAVLFFSAAIFDMAGSSIPSSLAMIIIGCFQLSGSCVTPIFVERVGRRIILITSSTICCLSMFTLGLYFYLDYIENPVIIHIKWLPLVVLILFYVGYDSGLGIIPNAIIGEMFTSNVRSKGSSVTMTTSWLFGFAVSTAFGALLEAVGGHVAFWFFSATCAVAALFTIFFIPETKGKSLLEIQKAL